One window of the Hoplias malabaricus isolate fHopMal1 chromosome Y, fHopMal1.hap1, whole genome shotgun sequence genome contains the following:
- the LOC136679019 gene encoding serotransferrin-1-like — MNIIIILSTFICLAFSQDPPAEPKIRWCLKSDQELRKCTDLFAKDFTCVKRDGSEECIKAIKDGEADAITLDGGDIYKAGLTNYDLHPIMAEDYGTDDSETCYYAVAVVKKGSDIKFSELKGKKSCHTGLGKSAGWNIPIGTLIARNLIKWEGIEDKPVEEAVKVYFSSSCVPGATKGSELCQLCKGDCSRSHKEPYYDYDGAFQCLKEKGDVAFVKHLTVPAAEKDQYELLCLDDTRKSIDEFKTCHLARVPAHAVVSRKDPELTKRITTLLLKYMTELPNMFSSDSYSAKNLMFKDSAKKLVPLPETTDSFLYLGAEYMSTIRSLKKELTTDSTSRAIKWCAVGHAETAKCDIWTVNSVDDGGNARVECQNGQSVDECIRKIMRKEADAMAIDGGQVYSAGKCGLVPAMVEQYDESKCTSGEETPTYYVVAVVRKGSGVTWETLKGKKSCHTGVGRTAGWNVPLGIIHKEKGECDFLKFFSQSCAPGADPKSNLCALCAGSGKGVGSEEVKCKATAEELYYGYAGAFRCLAEGGGEVAFVKHSTVEENTDGKGPQWASGLKSSDFELICPTGPAPVAVSDYKNCNWAEVPAHAVVTRPESRSEVVTVLKEQQVKFGGSDAQFKMFQSEGGKNLLFKDSTKCLLEVSNKKSYRDFLGTTYSAIMDSLRQCSSSISDLEKACTFHSCQQKA, encoded by the exons AtgaatatcatcatcatcctctccACCTTCATATGCCTCG CATTCTCGCAGGATCCTCCAGCTGAACCAAAGATCAGATGGTGTTTAAAATCAGACCAGGAGCTGCGCAAGTGCACTGACCTGTTTGCAAAAGACTTCACGTGCGTCAAACGCGATGGATCTGAGGAGTGCATCAAAGCCATCAAG GATGGTGAAGCAGATGCCATCACTCTGGACGGAGGAGACATCTATAAAGCCGGTCTCACCAATTACGACCTTCATCCCATTATGGCAGAAGATTATGGCACGG ACGATTCTGAAACCTGTTACTATGCGGTGGCTGTGGTAAAGAAGGGCTCTGATATTAAGTTCAGCGAGCTCAAAGGCAAGAAGTCCTGCCACACGGGGCTGGGGAAGTCCGCTGGCTGGAACATCCCCATCGGGACCCTCATCGCCCGAAATCTGATAAAGTGGGAGGGCATTGAGGACAAgcctgtggaggaag CGGTGAAGGTATATTTCTCATCTAGCTGCGTCCCCGGAGCTACTAAAGGGTCTGAGCTGTGTCAGCTGTGCAAAGGAGACTGCTCCCGCTCTCACAAAGAGCCGTACTACGACTACGACGGAGCTTTCCA GTGTTTGAAAGAAAAAGGAGATGTCGCTTTTGTGAAGCACCTTACTGTCCCAG CTGCTGAGAAGGACCAGTATGAGCTCCTGTGTCTAGATGACACCAGGAAGAGTATCGATGAGTTCAAAACCTGCCACTTGGCCAGAGTCCCTGCTCACGCTGTGGTCAGCAGAAAAGACCCGGAGCTGACCAAACGCATCACTACACTTCTacttaaatacatgacagaACTGCCGAATATGTTCAGCTCTGACTCTTACTCGGCCAAAAACCTCATGTTCAAAGACTCCGCCAAAAAACTTGTGCCACTTCCCGAGACCACCGACTCCTTCTTGTACCTCGGAGCTGAATACATGTCCACCATCCGCTCTCTGAAGAAAG AGCTGACCACTGACAGCACCTCTCGAGCCATCAAATGGTGTGCCGTGGGTCACGCTGAAACAGCCAAGTGTGACATCTGGACGGTCAACAGTGTGGATGACGGTGGAAATGCACGTGTTGAGTGCCAGAATGGACAGAGTGTGGATGAGTGCATCAGAAAAATTATG cgTAAAGAGGCAGACGCCATGGCCATTGACGGAGGGCAGGTTTATTCTGCAGGGAAATGTGGCCTGGTGCCAGCCATGGTTGAGCAGTATGATGAAT CCAAGTGTACTTCTGGAGAAG AAACCCCAACTTACTACGTGGTGGCAGTGGTGCGTAAAGGCTCTGGAGTGACATGGGAAACTCTGAAAGGTAAAAAGTCGTGCCACACGGGTGTGGGACGCACAGCCGGCTGGAATGTCCCATTGGGCATCATTCACAAGGAAAAAGGAGAGTGCGACTTCT tgaaattcttCAGTCAGAGCTGCGCTCCTGGAGCTGACCCCAAGTCCAatctctgtgctctgtgtgcGGGAAGTGGCAAAGGCGTTGGCAGTGAAGAAGTTAAATGCAAAGCCACTGCAGAGGAGCTTTACTACGGATATGCTGGAGCCTTCCG TTGTCTGGCCGAGGGTGGTGGTGAAGTGGCCTTTGTTAAGCACAGTACAGTGGAGGAAAATACAGATG GTAAAGGTCCACAGTGGGCATCAGGTCTGAAATCCTCAGACTTTGAGCTGATCTGTCCAACGGGCCCTGCTCCTGTTGCTGTTTCAGACTACAAAAACTGTAACTGGGCTGAGGTTCCAGCTCATGCTGTTGTAACTCGTCCAGAGTCTCGCAGTGAAGTAGTGACTGTTCTCAAAGAGCAGCAG GTGAAGTTTGGCGGTTCTGATGCTCAGTTTAAGATGTTCCAGTCAGAGGGTGGTAAGAACCTGCTCTTCAAAGACTCCACCAAGTGCCTTCTGGAGGTTTCGAATAAAAAGAGCTACAGAGACTTCCTTGGCACTACCTACTCAGCCATCATGGACTCTCTCCGCCAGTGCTCCAGCAGCATTTCAG aTCTGGAGAAGGCCTGCACCTTCCACTCATGCCAGCAGAAGGCATAG